The following proteins are co-located in the Microcystis wesenbergii NRERC-220 genome:
- a CDS encoding AbrB/MazE/SpoVT family DNA-binding domain-containing protein, with the protein MKSQIGRWGNSLAIRIPKYAVAALNLNPKDVVECSVENGKLIIELIQALPELSLEELLAEVVESPEPEVDWGRPMGEEVW; encoded by the coding sequence ATGAAGTCGCAGATTGGACGCTGGGGTAATTCTTTAGCGATTCGGATTCCCAAGTATGCGGTGGCGGCACTGAACCTCAATCCTAAGGACGTTGTTGAATGTTCTGTGGAAAACGGAAAGCTAATAATTGAGCTAATTCAAGCCTTGCCTGAGTTAAGCCTAGAAGAACTACTGGCTGAGGTTGTTGAATCACCTGAGCCGGAAGTGGATTGGGGACGGCCGATGGGAGAGGAGGTTTGGTGA
- a CDS encoding potassium channel family protein produces the protein MKFRQLMRATENKYNRLLANLVLLYIIYPFLVYLPLGDLLIFLFFSLSLIIAVYQIDRSKLALRCNIGLFLIALLLRAFSRIIPIYSDFNRWFDLSSTLISLAFISLCVYSILRELIIAEQVTSDIIKGGICVYFLLGFFWASAYSIVQIFDPDAFSSAAKTVNQADIIHFSFTTLATVGYGDIVPTSKIARVLANLEGMTGVLYPAVFIARLVSLHNGR, from the coding sequence ATGAAATTCCGTCAATTGATGCGGGCAACAGAAAATAAATACAATCGGCTGCTGGCAAATCTAGTCTTGCTCTACATTATTTACCCATTTTTAGTATATCTACCCCTGGGAGATTTGCTGATTTTCCTTTTCTTCTCCCTCTCCCTGATCATCGCCGTCTATCAGATCGATCGCAGTAAATTGGCTTTAAGATGTAATATCGGTCTGTTTTTGATTGCCCTCCTCCTGCGAGCATTCAGCAGGATTATCCCTATTTATAGCGATTTCAACCGTTGGTTCGATCTGTCTAGTACATTAATTTCTCTAGCTTTTATTAGTTTATGCGTGTACTCAATTTTACGAGAATTAATCATCGCCGAACAGGTGACATCCGATATCATCAAGGGGGGAATTTGTGTCTATTTTCTCTTAGGATTTTTCTGGGCATCCGCTTACAGTATTGTCCAGATTTTCGACCCCGATGCCTTTAGCTCCGCCGCTAAAACCGTCAACCAGGCGGATATAATTCATTTCAGTTTTACTACCCTGGCCACGGTTGGCTACGGTGATATAGTTCCTACCAGTAAAATCGCTAGAGTTCTGGCCAATTTAGAAGGAATGACTGGAGTTCTCTATCCCGCCGTTTTTATCGCTCGTTTAGTCAGTTTACACAATGGTCGTTAA
- a CDS encoding RRXRR domain-containing protein, translated as MPNYVFQLDANKRPLDMIHPARGRKLQAKGKAATFRTYPYAIVHHQGIDSPNTKEYILKIDPGAVWTDFAIQCGEDIIFPMELKHRGFEIKESLAKRAGFRSSLRSRNVRYRKKRFNRQKPDGWLPPSLSYRLETTRTWIKRFMALCPITPLVVLQLISLTWLASIFARLQLSLTTVDIWLAPVHFLTLSGIIHLSLRDVQLYF; from the coding sequence ATGCCAAATTACGTGTTCCAACTCGATGCCAACAAACGCCCTTTAGACATGATCCATCCAGCTAGAGGGAGAAAACTCCAAGCCAAAGGGAAGGCTGCTACCTTTCGCACTTATCCTTATGCTATCGTTCATCACCAGGGCATAGACAGCCCTAATACCAAGGAATACATTCTCAAAATCGACCCAGGAGCCGTCTGGACAGACTTTGCTATCCAATGCGGAGAAGATATTATCTTTCCCATGGAATTAAAGCATCGAGGCTTTGAAATCAAAGAATCCTTAGCTAAACGAGCAGGTTTCCGAAGCAGTCTTCGTTCTCGGAACGTTCGTTACCGTAAGAAAAGGTTTAACCGCCAAAAACCCGATGGCTGGCTACCCCCTAGCCTGAGCTATCGCCTAGAGACGACCCGCACTTGGATTAAGCGGTTCATGGCACTCTGCCCAATTACCCCCTTGGTAGTGCTTCAGCTAATATCTCTAACTTGGCTTGCTTCAATATTTGCAAGGTTACAACTATCATTAACAACAGTAGATATCTGGCTCGCCCCAGTTCATTTTCTAACACTTTCTGGTATAATTCACTTATCATTACGCGATGTGCAACTATATTTTTAG
- a CDS encoding DUF2092 domain-containing protein, which translates to MIMRRFIPILSLLLPWVTAAGVLAEIPTLSQEIRPKTAEQVIEQLCANLTKQRSFTVNMDVTYDDVLDSGAKVQYSAYQNIWVEKPDRLRSDYTGDERVTRFFYDGKTFTLADLERDLYVTKPAPNTLDEALDQVEQRYGITIPMSNLAANDPCAALMADVRQIIFIGNNMVNGEQMYHLLLIGSDRDYQIWVTQDATPLLRKAIITYKTLPGSPQYTAILSDWNFSPTTPADTFTFQPGSESIGIELLPARDNQSQP; encoded by the coding sequence ATGATTATGCGTCGCTTTATCCCGATTCTTTCTTTACTTTTGCCTTGGGTCACTGCCGCAGGAGTCTTGGCGGAAATACCGACTCTATCCCAGGAAATCCGCCCAAAAACGGCAGAACAGGTGATCGAGCAACTCTGTGCTAATTTAACCAAACAGCGATCGTTCACCGTCAATATGGATGTCACCTATGACGATGTACTCGACTCCGGGGCGAAAGTTCAGTACAGTGCCTATCAAAACATCTGGGTAGAGAAACCCGATCGCCTGCGCTCGGACTACACTGGGGATGAACGAGTTACCCGCTTTTTTTACGACGGTAAAACCTTCACCCTCGCGGATCTGGAACGGGATCTATACGTCACGAAACCAGCACCGAATACTCTAGATGAAGCCTTAGACCAAGTAGAGCAAAGGTACGGAATCACCATTCCCATGTCAAATCTAGCAGCCAACGATCCCTGTGCGGCTCTCATGGCCGATGTCAGACAAATTATTTTTATCGGCAACAACATGGTCAATGGTGAACAAATGTATCACCTGCTGCTGATCGGTAGCGATCGCGATTATCAAATCTGGGTCACGCAAGATGCCACCCCCCTACTGAGGAAAGCGATTATCACCTATAAAACTCTACCCGGTTCACCCCAGTACACGGCAATATTATCCGACTGGAATTTTAGTCCCACTACACCCGCCGATACTTTCACTTTCCAACCGGGATCAGAGTCGATCGGTATCGAACTTCTACCCGCTAGGGATAATCAATCCCAGCCATAA